In Lolium perenne isolate Kyuss_39 chromosome 5, Kyuss_2.0, whole genome shotgun sequence, the sequence CGGACTTTTCTTGGCTCGCACGACAGATGCCCAGGTATAGGCAGAACACAGCCAAGATTCAGGACACAACTATTACTTATAGTACATTGATTTTCCTTTGTTTTACGAAAAACAAATATTTTCAAAATCCGCGATGCATCCTTTTCTATTTTTATTAGATAGCACCAGCAAAGGGTTTATTATTGATAAGTTGTAACTAATATGGTCCATAAAAGGTATGGAGTACATGTACAGTCACCATACCATTCCAAATAGTGATGCAATGCACAGAGAACACGAATATACGACTGTTTATATGGCACCAAACATTAGTTCAGTTGCTCCAACGAACTAATAATGCAAGCAATTTATATTCCATATTAATTAAGAACTACAGAAATCAGATGATTTACAAGGCTCCCTAAGCAAACAATTTATATTCCACATTAGTACATGATTTGAGCTCACCAAATTTTGAAACAGTTATGGCGTTAACTTGCAGTACAATATAATTACTATATTAAAAAAATTGTGATCAAACAACACCTAGCAGCCTAGAAATACCAGACTTGCTGGAGGGAAAAAATTGCACCAATGATTAATGCTGAGCTTTGTCTAGGTAATGTTAATGTATTGCTAGCTTACCATCTTATAGGTCAGTCTTGATCGCCCAAATAAATGTCATGAATGATTGCCATTTCCTTTCAGCTTGAGTTCAAGCTCTAATGCTTTCTGCCTTACCTTCAGCTCCAAGCGTTTATTCCCATTCTCCATTTCTTCATTCTCCCTTCTCATCCTTTCCAGTTCCTTGTCCTTCTTTTTACATAACTGTTCCCACTTGAGGCGTGCCTGTGCAAGCTTCAGTTCCCGAATTTCAATTTGCAAGCGATATTTCTCAAGCTCTGCAGATTCCGACACCAGGTCCCTTTGTGCCAAAGCCAAGCTAGTTCCATCTGGAAATACTTTGTTGATATCTAGTGCGATGCCATGGGGACTAGACCTCTGGCTGCAATGATGTGAGCTCGAAGAGTTGCCAAAACCTACATCCTCATGATCCGCCATATACTGCATCTTTTTTTGCATGGGTAGGGCCTCCTTATTGCTATGTGTTGAATGATGCTCCCCATAATTATCCTCCTCGTAATCAGAGTCTGCACTCTGGTCATCTTCATCAGCATCTCCACTTGCTCCTCTCATCGGATCATTTTCCTCTTTGCACCTAAGAGCAAGCTGTAGTGAACGCTGAAGTGCAGGATCTGCAGGCAAACTATTCCGGTTGTTATTATGGTAGGAGCACATCTCCTCATAGAACAAGTGCTTTGAGTTCAATATCTTCCTTGCGACGTCTTTCAACTTGTCAGAGAGATTATCCATGCGGTCCAGAAGTGCTGGATTCTCCACAACCTTGCAGGTTGTACCCCGTCCAAGGATTTCAGTAAGCCTTTTGTATCTCTTATTCAGGTCATTGAATTTATCCTCGCACTGCTGCGGTGACACACTGCAGCCTCGCTCGCCCATGACCTTTGATATTGCCTTCCACTTGCCTTTCTTCTGCATCATTGCACAGTTCCTCTTACCACCTCCTAAATCAGTTCCTTGATCCTCCCCAGTGTAAGACGCTGCAGTAATTAAAAGCTTAACCATTGAATCAGTCCACTTCATACGGTGCCACGCAGAGCCCTTCTTTCTCTTGCCGCTCTGGCTATCAGTGGTATCCTCATTCAGACCTTCCTCATCATCGCTCATGGTCATGGAGTCCTTCGTGTGATAGTTCTGGTGAAGGACCTGGTGGTGATCAGGCTTCCTGCGTTCTCCAAATAGAATCTCTGACATGTGATCAGAATCTGTAACCTGGTTCATAGGCATGGGGAAATTGCCAGGTATCTGAGATTGGTTGAAGACCTGATTACCCGAGTTTGGAGCACGTATTTGCATGGGGTTGCGATGCAAGTCTGAACTGCCATAAGATGCTCCATGCATAAAGTTTCCACAGGGCAGGTTATTGCCTTCCATTCTCCCAGTGTACCAGGCCGCTACTGATGCTTTTTATTAAATACCATATAAAAATGTATAGAATATGGCACAATTACTTCTTCAGTCTGCAATCCCAGCCGAGAAAATAATTAGGAAGAACTATTGAACAGTCAACACACATTGCACATAGCACATCTGCAAACTTCTAAGTGATCTTATAATCAGCTGTAAATTTACGGATTGTGATTTAATCAAAATCGCTTATATGGTGAACTAAGATGGTTCAAAGGTTTCATTTAACTATCCTAATACTTTTAACCAGAGTCTCCACGTTAATGCTCAAGCGATTGGTTGAATCAACACAAGTTCCACTGTACACTGGTGAAGATTGCAGCCTCCAAAATTAGAGTACAACTCACTCGGCAGTCGGTACTTAGGTGAGACCACCAAAATTATTAAGGATTTTAATCAGCTGAACTGCGTCAAGCTAACCAGTATTAAATCTAaagaactagttaaactagcataAGGATCACATGTGTAGAACAGATCTCGTAAGACCTAATCTAATATGGTAGTGGCTGGCGGCATTTACCAGTAGTTATTTATGTTTATCCTGCTTTAACATGGAATTAGGATTTGAGATGAGGAGCAGAAATAAAGAAACAGCTCACTATCTGAATAATTCCTCAAGAATTGACCTGGAGAATTCCTCAAGAATCACCATACGGTGAAACAGGGCGTTCTCCTACTAACGGAATGGGGTTAACTGAGGCCGATCTTGAAGAAGAAAGATCTGGCTGGACATGGATGTTCACAGCGAAGAGACCACACCCTTGGAAACCGGAGAACAATCCAAGCAAGATAGGGCTTCCTTACCAAGATAAGGAATCGCGTCCGGGCACGTAGATCTTAACTCCACTCCTAGACCAatagagaggaggagaggaggacgAGGAAGAGGGAGAGTTCCATGTGTAATTCGACGAAAGGAGGGCGATGACAAGCGGCGGGATCGGCGATGATAAGCGGCGGGATCGGCGACGCCGATGAAGTGCGTTTCGGCGGCGCCGGCGATGGAGACGAGGGCTAGTTTGTTTTCCTTGATGAGGAAGTTTGGGACAGACGCTCCTTTGGTTGGAGTATTATAGTAGTTCTCGGCAACGTCTACTGTCATTTGGATGTACTGTAGCAGTGATTTCGGCGAATTTCACAGTTTGCCACCGGATGCAGTGAGcattttttttactttttttttttttaggggAACCGGATGCAGTGAGCTCATTACTCATCGTTTGTCATTTTTTCCCTCGTGAACTGGAAGGAGCAATGACTTTTCTTATTAAGATTGCACGATAGCGATTTGTTTTTTgaaatttataccacctgtacctTCCCGCGCATGCGATGGCGCGACGAAACGACAACCAACCGATCCCATGTGTGTGCATGGCGCGACGAAACGATAGCCGTCCGATCCCGTGAGTGAGGGATGGCGTAACGAAACGACATCCGATCGATTTTCCAAGGACGGCCATCGGTCGGATGGACTCTTTCTTTTTCATTGCCACGTGGCTAGCTGTCATTGATTCGCTTCCCAAATCACCCCCCACGATTAGGGTCTTTGTTTTCAAATAAAGCATGTAGAAGAAGCTAATAGTACACGACATACTAATTACTTTACTACTATATGAATACCGATTCAAAGTCTACCCTCTTTGGTAAATGTTCTCGATGGCGGGACACACATGGTTCTCTTAAATATTGCATAGAATTATATAAAATTCTCCAATCACATTCCTTCTATATATTTCAATGAACTATGGTGGTTGCTCACATTGATTTCGCCTTCCCTTTTCTAGAGAGACTCGA encodes:
- the LOC127299737 gene encoding uncharacterized protein, with protein sequence MEGNNLPCGNFMHGASYGSSDLHRNPMQIRAPNSGNQVFNQSQIPGNFPMPMNQVTDSDHMSEILFGERRKPDHHQVLHQNYHTKDSMTMSDDEEGLNEDTTDSQSGKRKKGSAWHRMKWTDSMVKLLITAASYTGEDQGTDLGGGKRNCAMMQKKGKWKAISKVMGERGCSVSPQQCEDKFNDLNKRYKRLTEILGRGTTCKVVENPALLDRMDNLSDKLKDVARKILNSKHLFYEEMCSYHNNNRNSLPADPALQRSLQLALRCKEENDPMRGASGDADEDDQSADSDYEEDNYGEHHSTHSNKEALPMQKKMQYMADHEDVGFGNSSSSHHCSQRSSPHGIALDINKVFPDGTSLALAQRDLVSESAELEKYRLQIEIRELKLAQARLKWEQLCKKKDKELERMRRENEEMENGNKRLELKVRQKALELELKLKGNGNHS